CAAAGGCCAATTtgttcctgggtttttttgtgtcagCATTGTCCCAAGATTGATTAACTCTTCTTTTACTTTCATTACTGCTAAAAGCAGAAGAGGGCGaagataattaattaaaataatcacagTGCTCTCAGGATCTCACAACCATCTCAGAGTCTCCTGCtgggtccccagccctcctgcaACCCCAAAGCCAAAGCTCTGTTGTGACAGGCCACACACCCACCTTCCCACACTCTGCTGGCATCCTGCGGCTTCCAGGTTAGTTTCAGGCTATGAAGCAAggaaaaatgctttgcatttcacTAAAGTTTTCTCACCCTGGCACTTCCAAAGCTTTGTAACTTGCCCGTCCTCTCCTCACGAGATCTGTCCGGTGAGGAAACTTAGTTGCACAGGGACAGGGAGTGGAGCTTGCACGAATGTCTCTACCTCAGCCACCAGTGCCCACAAACGCACCTTCCGACTGCAAGCAAAAGTCACTTACGTCCCACAGCAGAGCTCCACAGAGGTCTGCATTGCAGCCTCAGAGTCGCGGGTCAGCACACTCtccacagggacccccagggatACTATCCTCACTGGATCTGGATACCCCTGACAGAGGAGACAGGGATCAGCACCTAACAACGTGGTCCTTCAGGGGCACTTACAGACTAACTACATGGCTTCAGGTGTCTGCCTTATTTTTCCCCTATTCTAGAGTAGCCCCAGAGTCAGGGGCAGCACTGCTTCTCCCCCACAACCAGCCaccacagggaaaaagaaacaactgggTGACACTACAAGCTTTTGGTCCAAAGAAATGAGCAGAAAGCCTATGCATCACCAGCCTCCATGTCTTACAACACAGCGCTCCTGAGATCTCATCTctgtcctcttttccttcccGAGTTTTGGGAATCAGAAACCTGTTGCAGAAACCTGTTACATCAACATCTCGTGACCCAGATAAttcctgctgaaggagaaggctCATGAAGATGTTTGCTGCCATCCTGTCATACCTCATCCAGCGCACGGAGTCCCTGAACTCTTCTTGCCAGCGTGAGGGGGACCTCAGCCGTATGCACAACCTCATTTCGTTTGATCATATCCTGGACCACTTGCTCCACTTGCTGCAGCTGCTCCACAGTCACAGGGCCCTGAGGAAGTAAATCAGCCACCTTAAAGAGAAGTCTCCTGAGAGGTACAGAACAAAGGAGGGAGAACTGGGGCAGGGCCCCCAGGCAACTCAGCTTGGGCACACCACTCTCCCCCTGCATCTCATCTTCCCTACTTGTAAAAGGGACCTGTGAGCATCATGACCCTCCCACTCCCTCCTCCCATGAAGGATAAGAATTTTTGATCCAAGAGCATCAACCAAACACTTCAAGAGAGATGCTGCAATGAGTGACAGGTTACCACGGCCAGTGCTCAGCCTGACCCAACAGCTTTCAGTTCCCAACCCCTCTCACCTGGATGACCAGCACAGACACTAGATATGTGCCACAGCCAAGCTGGTGAATCTCTCCAAGACCCCTTTACACTACTCAGGTCAGTCCCAGGACCACTGGCCTTGCTAAGTCCTTTCCCTTCAGATCCCCATTCATCCCCTCAGCAAGTCCTGCTCAGAGTCAGGTCAATGCAAAACAGAGCCAGTGACTTCCAGAGGGCCAAGTTTCACTGCTCAGATAAAACGTGACCTGTCTCTAAAGGAGTGATTATGGTGAGAGGATAAAAAACCCTGGAGAGAAGGCCACTACTGGGATGTTGGTACTGCTgagaacaagaaaacagaagtccAGAGTCACCCTGGTATCAAAGTCAAAGCGCAGCCGCTCTGCTGTCACATGGGACCCTCGTTGCTGTGTGTTGTCACCCAGGACGTGGCGGAGCGCAAAATTCAGCAGGTGCGTAGCGGTGTGGTTCGTCATGCAGGCCAGCCGCTGGGCCTGAAAGCACAGACAAGTTGGCAGGGAGCGCTGGTTCTCCACAGCTCGGGGGAGCAGGGGATGGCATGAAGAGATAAGGGAAAGGCTGCATGTGAGGGGATGGGAGAAGATAGAGGGGAAAAACAACGggtagcacagctgccagatgaaTTTATGTCACAGGGCAGATTTAACCACTTTTCCCGTGGGATCACCTCTGTAAAACGGCAAAGGGTAGGCTAGAGACTTCTGGACAGACCAATGGCTCACAAAAGATTACGAAGTTACTTGTAAAGTCTCCTTCCCACTGCACATCACAATGAAGAGCAGTCTCAGGAATACAAGGGACAAGGGTCTGCTGTGGCCAGGTTACTCAGGCCATCACAAGACTCTCAGGGAAGGCTAGGAAAAGGTTAAGAGCAGTGAGTTATCACCTCATCCACAAAGAGCTGCACTTGGTCCCCAGCACGCAGGGTTTCCACAGCAGTGACCTCATGGATCACGTAACCACCACAGAGACGAACTGATTCTACAGGGAACAGTATGTCCTGAgcaaagagagacagaaagatgaGTTAGGACACAGGGAACATCCAAAGACCTGTGCTAGGTGCCTGCTTGATCCGACTAGGAAACACAACCCCCATTGATCTCTAAaagacagggatggggtgggaaaaGCAGGGACAAACTTACTGCCAATGTAACCGGAGTGCCTCAGgccttccctgcctccagccactCACTGCACAACATGCTGAGGCTGTCAGCTTGCAGTGGAGGGGCAGCAACACCCCCATGCTGATGAATTTTCTTAACAAGGATGCTTGTCCACGAGAAAACGGACAGCAGCTGCCAGACACCTGTCTCAGGCATCCAAGGTGCCATTTCTGCCTCACTGGGCTGGCGAGAGAAACTTGATCCCTGCTTCAGCTTGAGGAGAAGTGCTGAGCAAGGCACTATCACATTCTGCAAGGCTAAAAAGGCAGCATCAATGCCCAGGGGTGATTCTCAAGAGCTGGAACGTGGGAAGGAGAATAAGCTGCACCCCATGTAACTTCCTAGGAGAGGGTGAAAGCTCTCCCTCTGGCAAGGTTGAAGAACGTGCTGCAGAGATGGAGGTCTTCCCTGATGCTTTTGGGAGAGTTTTTGGACTGGGTTTCAGTTGGGCACTGCTTGCAGTTGTCAAGGACTGGCCAGAGACAAGTTACTCAGCTTGTGGGCTCTCTGATCATTGATTGCCTTCTCTCTGCATTGCAACCCCAGCTGGCAAGAGTGCAGCACATTAAAGAAGACTTTCTAGTGTTGCCCAGCAAGAAGAAATTCCAAAGGgctgagaaagacaaccagagcagcAGGTCCACCTCTGTGAAGTTACTGCTACCTCTCCGTCACTCCACCAACCCCGAGGCAAAGCCAAGGGAACTGTAAAGAGTCAGCAGCTTGCAAATTAACACAGTAAAACTTGGGGAAATCTGCCTGGCCTCAGTATCCATGGTGGCCTTGGGTTCAGACACCAAAGGGTCTCACCTGCTGTCCTAAACGTATCATGTAGCCTTGGTCAGAGGCTTGCCCGCCCTGCTCTGCATAGAAGTTAGTCCTGTCCAAGATGACACCACAGCGTTGCCCTGCCCCAACCTCCTTCTGGAGAGACTGATCTCTGTACAGCATCAGGATGGTGGCCTGGCATGGGCTGAACTCTGTCAGGGAGAAGAATACGGCAGCAATTAGTGCATACACCCTGTCAGTTTGCAACATGAAAGGAGGGGTCAATTCCCCATGCCAACCCTGCCAATACCCAGTCTATACTGAAAGCTGGCACTTTCCTTTGCCTTGGTAGGAGAGGAACAGCTATTGGCAGTAAGGACAAAGGATCTGTTATTTGGAACCAAGTCACCCCTCACTTACCTAGTGACAGACCTGCTGAGTAGCAGGTAACCAGGCTGGGACACCCAATCCGGCTCCACATGAGCCTGATAGAGCAAGATGTGGCACATATATGTCTGCATCTTGCTACGCTGCACGCTTGGCCAACCTGACTGCCTTTTATGAAGAAGTGACTGGCTTGGTGGACAAGGGAAGACAGGGATGTCACCTTCCTTGATGCAGCAAGTTTCTGACATGCTCTCCTGTAGCCTCCTTGAAGCCAAATTCAGGTGACATGGACTGGGCAGGTGGACCATAAGGTGGGTGTATAACTGGCTGGGCAGCTGGCCCCACAGGGAATTGCTCAACAGTTCAACGTTCAACTGATATTCAGTTACTAGTAGAGCTACTTGGTGGCTGATATTAGGGCCCAAAcgatttaacatcttcattaatgaccacCCATGACAAGATGGGATGTACCCATATCCTCCTTGTGTATGGCAATAAATTTGTGGGGACTGGTTGACACATTGAAGAGTAGGGCTGCTTTTCAGAGGCATCTCAGCAGGCTACAGAAATGGACTGACAGAAACCTTGGAGTCCTCAGGGGTAAATTGAACACAAGTCAGCAGGGTGCCCTTGCAGCAAGGAAGActgcctgcctgctgggctgTATGAACACAAACATAGCCAGCAGGTCCAGGAAAGTGGTATTCACTCCTATTTAGCATTTGTGAGACTACATGTAGAGTGCAGGAAATTCTGATGGTACATAAGCAAAAAAACTTTTCACACTAAGAGTGATAAAGAACTGGAACAGGgcacagagaggctgtgggatctctgtCCTTACAGATGGATAAGGCTCTGAGCAAACAGGTCTGACTGCGAAGATGATGTTCCTTTGATCAAGAGATTGGACATCCAGAGATCCCCTCCAACCTCAACTACTTCTAATTCAGTGACTGAGGAGGTGGGACAGTGCTAGCTTGGAGATTCCAGCCAGTGTcgctgctgtttttttttcccctccattatGCTCTTGCTGTAGTATATATAGTTTGAATTGCCTCACTTTCTGCTTAATGTGGGTTGCCCCCAGCACACTGAGTAAGAGGGAGCTGGCTGTACACAGCTCTCTCTAATTGTTTGTGACAGCCACACCACCTCTTACTCTCTGTGGTTTAGCTTTATGCTTTCCCTAGAGCATCAGCAACCCCAGTTATCCTAAATGATAAAAAGCCTGCACTGGCATCTAGTGGTCTGCCAAAGAAATAGCAAGTGCACTGTTTTAAACAACTACCTAAAGCCTTTGCGTAATTATTCTTCATCATCCCTAGCACTCACACCCAGAATCCTAACTGTTGGGGACAGACTTATCTCTAGCAGAAATCAAGAAGTCTCTGCTTCACCACTGCACACAACCCAGAGCTCACAGCCTTGTCACCAGCCCAAAGCCTTCCTGGGGACACACCAAAAGCAATAAGAAAAGCACCTACTTTGGGATGAGGTACAGAGGCAGAGAAAAGATGCAGCAGCAAGGTGGACAGGTTTGAACCACAAAGTACATGTTCTGCATGCATGAGGTTAGGCAGTAAAAGCAGCCTTGTGAGGGATTCCAGTGCCCTCAGGCAGAGCTTGCCTTACAGACGGGACCTGGCCACTTACCGTACTGCCCGTGCTGCCCAAGCGTGTAGGCGTACTTTGGAGAATCATCAGTAGCAGGCACGTTGTTGCTCTGCAGCTGAGCCAGTGAATGCACATCAAGGTGCGTGTTTGTGTCCTCCAGTTGTCCTGCCTGTACTCCACCAGCCTTCCGCTACAGCAGAGCAAAGGCACAGTTAGATGGGAGATACCTGGGGGCACTCAAACCGATAATTGGAGCTATAAGGCTAGGAACAACTTCCTCCACCTTCCTGGAAAAGGCTTGTTTAGATCCAGGCTGATCGAGGCTACTACTAAACCAACCCATGCCTTCAAACCCCACAAGCACTCAATACCACCCTGTGCGAGCCTTGAGACAGGCCATAAGCAACAGCTAACACAACCCCCCCAGCATAGCTTGCTGCGTAGCTGTGAAACTTCCAGGCCATTGAAGCTCAGGAGAGCAAGGCCTTGAACTGATTACTGCCCAGGGTGGGCAGTGCAAGTATTCCAGCACTATAGAGACTGAGGAGATTTCGCAAACTTCATAAATCACTTGCTGTTTGGGTAAGCTGGCTCTGCTTTGTGTGAGGAGCTGGACTACAAGACTGACAGAGGACATTCCTAACCTATGTAATTCGATGATCACCTCCACTCCAGCAACAGTCAGCATCATAAAACACTTCTAGTGATCTAAAGAGAATCACCAGCCAGTACTTCTCAGTCCCACACCCACAAGCAAAGGCATTGTGACCCCACTGCTGTTTCAGACCCACTTCCCCttcagggaaaaggcacatgGCCCTGTGGTGCACCCAAAGATCCTCAGTAGTGAAAGGAATTCTGCCTCCATGCTCACAGAAGAGAGGGAAGGCTCTGAATTGTTCTGACGTGAGTCTCCCTTTTACCTTTGCATCTTCCAGAGCAAGTTCGTTAAAAGCAGCTGAATCCAAACTGATTCCCTTTTCTTCAAGCATCAAGTCAATCAGATCCAGAGGGAATCCCAAACTCCCATAGAGAGACCAGGCTACTTCAGCTGTAGGACAAAAAGAAGGATGTGAACTCTGTGTGAACACAGAAAGCAAAGCCATCTCAAGATTTGCTTGCACGGGACCACTCTAGTGTGTGCCTTGGTAACTGGATTCACGTGTGTTGTGTGCAGCTGCACTGGtaatggggaagggaagagaagccATCCAGTTCTTCTTGTATGGGACTGAGTATTAATGATGCCCCACAGCCCCACCCCTGCTAAAATTCAGCGCAGCACATCTAGACAGGCAGCTGCTGTTTGGGTCCTGAGCTCCTTCTTTCAGCGGTGTCTTGTAAGGACCCAGTTAATCAGTCAATAAAGCAGCAAGGGGATGTTTCTAACTCTCCTGGTGCCTAGTTTGTTGTGAGAACAAAGTACTAGAAAACAATCACAATCTGAAGAAAGGAGCAACAtctgctcctctgcctggggCTAGAAGGTCACTGAAAACACGTGGGGGAGGCAGACATCCACCACAGTTTTGACTGCAATGCTTGTGAGAACCTGGATCAAATCATCTTTAAGTGCAGCTTGTCAGAGGAGGGAGACTCACCCGGGAAATTTGTGGAGGGCTCCATCTGCTGCACTGTCCGCTCAATGATGCGCCTCCCGCGCtcgagggaggagagaaaagctgCCTCGTTCTCATTGATGATATCCATGATCTGCTCAAAGATCAGAAGAAGGGTTAGCCACAACACCTCAGGGAGTTCCCCAGCTCAGCTCAGTCCTGCTACCACTGGGCTCCCTGCTACAGTCAGCCCAAAGCACATCAAGCAGGTGTCTAACAGGGGTCCTGTGTCTGCCTGAACCAGCCTTTTTGTTCTGTAAGTATCTGTCACAACACAGCTCCGATGCAATACTAAACAGTGCCGAAGTCATTGTGCCTCCTATCACCACTCCTGTCAAGGAAATATTGACCATCCACCTGGGGAAGGCTGGAGGCTGACAAATGCTCCCTGTCAGACATTCATGTCTGTGACCCAATTAAAATTGCATGGCTGGAACAGCCAGAGAAATTGCTCATCACAGTTGCTGTCAGCAGAAGCAAGCCAGGACCAGCTTTAAATCACCAATCCACTTTGGACAAAAGGTACCCAGGCTAGGACAGGCTGTACTTGCACTCAACAAAAGAGCTACCCTAGCTTTGTTAGAGCAACAGCTGCCCTATACCAGGACAAGCAGTCTCTGGTAAGGATCTAGTAGAGCTCCCACAAGGAAATCTGCCACAGATACTTTTCATGCCCAGGATACAAACATGTTCCCAGCACATCTCAGCCCACCCATGAGAACATGGTTATGGAGGAGGCTATGCAAACTCCTCCAGCTAAGTCCCAAGAAAGGGCTGACTTCTGCCCCTGAAAGCAGTGCTTCACAAAGATAATGAGAGATGGGGTTTCTGCGCAGGGGATTCCACATTGCTCACCTGGTCTGCATTCTTCGTCAGCTCTGGATAGGCATCTCCCTGTGGAGTGAGCCTCAGTTAGTGATAGCATCCTCAGCATTTTCCTCAAGGGATCTCACAGCATGCCACAAGCATTATAGAGGTTTCTCAGGCAGGAGTGTGAAGGGAGCCCCAGCGCATAGCCCCACGGACAGAAGCACAGGGGAAGAATCACACCTGGACTTAAGCTGCCATCTCCTGGCTATCTCCCTGTGACCCACCTCTGCTAGCCCCTGCACAGCATCTCTTGGCAAACACATCCATTCACAATAGGAAGAAAGCATTGTCTTTTAGGATGCTGTTAGTACTCACAGGGACCAATTTCAGATGGCTTTAACCAGATATGACAGCTTGGAAGCCACCGCCCTCACGAAACAACAACATGCACTTGCATACACTTACACACACACTTGTGCTGACTGTACCACTGGTCACATTAGGCCCCCTCCCTCCCATCACAAATGATCAGGAGACAAGAGATTTTTACTGTTGTGATGCATTGCACCAGATACGCCCTCCTGGAGCTCCTTTACATCCAAGACTTTCTCCTGACAACATACAGGAAAGGGGCTGAATAGGACACGTGAGATACTCTTTTTCCCCCAAGGCAGCAGTTTTTACTCACCAGCACTTCCACTACGGTAGGCACCAGGGAGGCCAGGAGCCCAGGTGGAGCGTGAAGGACTTCAGAGCAAAAGCGGACAGCCCTGCGCAGGATCCGACGCAGCACCAGCCTGAAAGCAGAGGCAGCCATGTGAGCAACCCTGCCCAGATCCCACATCCAGCACACCCCCGACACAGCCCCTCTGGCCTGATCCATCGACACAGGCCAGCTGCTCCCCAAGGATCAGCCTGCAGATTAGAACCTCTTCCAGGCTCTCATCTTCCTGTCCTCCGAAAGCTCGTGCACTCCCTGTCTTGGGCTCACGCCAAAACCTCTCCCTCTGGCTGTCCATATTCCTTTCTAGACCTAACTCCCTCCACCCCATGCCATTTCCTTATGTCCTTACTCTGCTCCAGAGAAGCCTGGGTAGATGCCATCAGTGATGCACACGCACAAGGTGCGCACGTGATCTGCCACCACGCGGTAGGCCATATTCACACGCCCAACATCAGCATCCCCGACCAGACCTTGGTATCTGGGCCCCCCGCAGCTCTAAAAGAGAAAGTAAGGAGATAGATCAGCAGAAATTAATGGCTGCAGAAGGAAGAGTTTCAACTTTCAACGCAAGAGGCAGCCAGCTACACTTGACCTCATGCTTCTCAACTACCTCTGAACCTTGTGCATCTAAGATGTATCATTAAATTCTTCCAGAGCATTATATACCAAGATTTCTGTACCTAACAGGTCAGCCAATGCCCTGGcacagaggaatttaaaaaactTTGGAGGAAGAACGGATCAGAAGTGCTGATATCCCAGCGGATTTCCAACCTGTAATTCTCCCCAGTTTCCCTAGAAAGCTGCTCTGGACCTGGCTGGACACCTCCTGTCTCAAAATAGCGCACAGTAACATGTGTAGAGAAGGCTGTACTACGGTACCAGGCAAGCAGTCTGCATTCAAGAAGCTTTTGCTTAACTGTGACCGAGCAGAAGCACCATCACCTTGTGAATGGCATCCAAGATGGGAGTGAAGAGATCTGTGTCATAGTTGGAGCGTTTGTTCTGCAGAACTGTCACCAGCCTTTCCAGGCCCATTCCTGTATCCACGTGGTGCTGCGGCAAGGGAAGCAGATTCCCCTCCACCTCTCTGTCAGCcagccaagaaaaataaaaggcaaaagagAAGCAAGGGTCAGTTTGGGGGCAAAGAAAAGGAGCAGGTGAGTCAAAGAGAATGGAAGAGTGACAGGGGATGGAAACAGTGGGTGACCCAACAAAAGGAAGCTCAGGGCCAAGACTAACAACAGCCTGCCTTGGCACTGTCAGGCAGCCAGGATCTGACCATCAGATAGACAGGATAGACTATAACGTAGGGAAAAAGGCCTTCCCTGCACAGGGACCCAAGgccttctcctccttctgcaggTTTCTCTGGGCTGCTGCAGACCTCAACAGACCTCTGGGATGCAGCAGTGAGGGAGAACAGGCAGCAGAGGTTGAAGGAGGACAGGACAAATAAAGCAAAGGGGACCAAGAGCCACACTGGATGCATCTCCACAGCTTCCCTCTTGCTCCTGTACTACCACCTCCTGGAAAGCAGTGAGATGTCTGAGAATACACACGTATGATTTTGGAGTCGGACAAGAGCGAAAGGCTCTGGAGTTCAGATGCCCGGTACCTGCTATACTGCATGAAGACCAGGTTCCAGATCTCCACTACATCTGGGCTGCCCTGGTTCACCAGTGCCGCAGCATTTCTGCCACCACCCACGTGGTCATAGTGGATCTCTGTGCAGGGACCGCAAGGACCTGTGTCCCCCATCTCCCAGAAGTTGTCCTTCAATGGAAACGGAAGCACGTGACTGGCAGGCACCCTGGAAAGGCAAACAGAGGTGGCAGTGCTGGGGCATGCACAGAAAGCATGCAGTAGCCTAGATCACAGAGGAAGTTGGAAGGGAGGAATCCTTTCTGACTCCTACAAACTCAATAACCAAACACATTAGGATTCCTTTGCTTCTGTTGACACAGAATTATTCTCCTTAGCAGGAACAAGCTGGACCAAACCAGACAGGATCCTACTCACTGCCTAGAATGGCTGGCAAACTCAGTCTGGCTCCTGCTGGCAGAGACGGGCTCTCCACTGGGTCTGTGGAGCCGCCTTCCTCCTTGGAGGGAATTCCAGCAGACCTAAGACCTGACCACAGAGGACAAGGCTGAACACCAACAGTGGCGCAGAGCTGGCTGCCTTGGGTCCAAAGCCCACATACAGCCTGGAACAAGCTCCCAAAGCACAGCAGTGCTCTCTGCAATGGCTTCATCCTCACACTGAAGCAGCCATTGCTGGCTTTCAGAGGAGAATGTACTCTCCGCAGCTCATGATGGAGAGGAAGCCAAGGATCAGAGATCGTTCACACATTTCATCTAGGCCACCCAGTTTTAGGTACACAGCCCCCCAGACTGATAACATATGAGAAACAGCTTAAAGGTCAAGTGCCCCAGAGCTCTCAGAGCCCAGCTGACTTTTAACAGCCGAAACAAACCAGAAACGAAATGAGTTTAAAACACAACTTTTGGCTCCTACATCTGATTCCCATCAACTAAAGAGCATATGGGAGACTATGGAGACTGAAACATCAGCACCTGCTGCTCAGAACCTCTTCTCTAACACACTTACCCCAGGCGGAGCCATACGTCCCTGCACTCCTCATCTGCGCTCAGCCCCAAGGAGGAGTCTCCGCCAAAATAGGTGACGTAGAGACGATCTCTGGGGATCTTGTAGACCTCTGTCAAGAGCTCCCAGGCCATGCTACATGCCTCCTCCTGAGCAGGCAGGGAACATAAATGAAGCACAGTAATCCAGGAAGCACAGCGATGCAGGAAGGCTTTTTAGAACGGGAGTCAAACACCAAAGAAGTTAATTTCAGCTACTCTCTCCCTTTCCAATTTTAAGGCGTATTGCAAAGAGCAGGATGAGGGTCAGGTGAGTGAGACAGCTCACTGGTGCCTGTAGAAAACTGACCTTCAGGATCACAGCATAGTCTACACCCACGTGCTTGCCAGCAGAGTTACatggattattttctttccaaggcaaaaaaaagtattCGCTAGCAAAACAACTAGCATCTTTTATCCTTCCTCCCTTTTCAAACTCTCTAGTAACAAGCACGAAATCAACGGGGAACCTCTTTCCACCACATTAAATGGTCAATACTAGCATTCACACAGAGAACTTCAATTTGTACCTGTTGTTCACAGCTTTAAAAGGCTAACGACTCTGAGAGTCTGCAGGGCATATTTAGTGATTTAGCATACCAGCTCACTACTCCAGGCCACAGAGCTCCCAAGAAGTAATTTGGAGCTTACGAAAACGTTTTCTGCAGACAGTCCTATGGCACGACAGCACAGAACTACAGCACTGCTCTGAAAGAAAGGCCACATTTCCTCCTGGAGAGGGTTCGCTCCTAGGGCCTCACCTTAAAGTAATCCCCAAAGGACCAGTTGCCCAGCATCTCGAAGAACGTGTGATGGTAAGTATCTCGGCCCACATCCTCCAAGTCGTTGTGCTTCCCTCCTGCACGCACGCACTTCTGGCTGTTCACCACCCGCCGGTGCTGTGCCAGCTCGCTCCGGGGGTGCACCGTGCCCAGGAACACGGGCTTGAACTAGAAATCAAGGCAGAGAGACACCCACTGTTGCCAGATGCCACCCAGCGCTGGGGGCTGTGCCCGAGCCTCCTGGAACGCAGACGCGGCGCTGTCAGAGGCGAACAGGAGGGCAGCGGCGCGGTAAGCCCACGCGGGAAAGCCCGCCGCACCGCAGGAGACCTCCGTGAAAGGGGTCACCCAGAGACCAGCCGCGCTCCTCCGAGAAGGACGCGGAGGCCCCGGGAAGCCGGTGGAGGGGACCGCGGGGGCGGGCCGCAGGCGGGAGAGAGCCGGAGCCCCGGGCCGGACGCAGGCCGGTGGAGGCGGGGGGAGCACCTGGTTCATGCCCGCGTTGACGAAGAGGAGGCGCGGGTCGCCGCGGGGCCGCACGGGGGCCGAGGGCAGGCGGCGGTGGCCGTGGCGCTCCTGGAAGAAGCGGAGGAAGGCGTCGCGGACCTGCCCCGCCGGCGggcagccggcagccccgcggcgggggctgcagcGCCAGCGCCAcggcaccaccagcagcagccgccgccgcagccggccGGCCGCCGCCATGCTGGCCGGAAGCGGAAGACGGCGCGGCGGCTTCAGGAAGGGGCGGGGAGaagggcggcggcgggaggggccgaAGGGATCGCGGAGGACCCCCACGGGGCGCGGTGGCTGAGGAGGCGACCGCCCTCGCCGGCTCTTAGAGCGCCTGCGCAGCCTCT
The genomic region above belongs to Calonectris borealis chromosome 3, bCalBor7.hap1.2, whole genome shotgun sequence and contains:
- the AARS2 gene encoding alanine--tRNA ligase, mitochondrial isoform X4, encoding MAAAGRLRRRLLLVVPWRWRCSPRRGAAGCPPAGQVRDAFLRFFQERHGHRRLPSAPVRPRGDPRLLFVNAGMNQFKPVFLGTVHPRSELAQHRRVVNSQKCVRAGGKHNDLEDVGRDTYHHTFFEMLGNWSFGDYFKEEACSMAWELLTEVYKIPRDRLYVTYFGGDSSLGLSADEECRDVWLRLGVPASHVLPFPLKDNFWEMGDTGPCGPCTEIHYDHVGGGRNAAALVNQGSPDVVEIWNLVFMQYSREVEGNLLPLPQHHVDTGMGLERLVTVLQNKRSNYDTDLFTPILDAIHKSCGGPRYQGLVGDADVGRVNMAYRVVADHVRTLCVCITDGIYPGFSGAELVLRRILRRAVRFCSEVLHAPPGLLASLVPTVVEVLGDAYPELTKNADQIMDIINENEAAFLSSLERGRRIIERTVQQMEPSTNFPAEVAWSLYGSLGFPLDLIDLMLEEKGISLDSAAFNELALEDAKRKAGGVQAGQLEDTNTHLDVHSLAQLQSNNVPATDDSPKYAYTLGQHGQYEFSPCQATILMLYRDQSLQKEVGAGQRCGVILDRTNFYAEQGGQASDQGYMIRLGQQGPVTVEQLQQVEQVVQDMIKRNEVVHTAEVPLTLARRVQGLRALDEGYPDPVRIVSLGVPVESVLTRDSEAAMQTSVELCCGTHLLQTGAMEDLAIISERQLVKGISRVIAVTGGQAKQAREVGQCLAMEVDSISLRMKQRSTSIPEMQNLSKEVGQLTKVVANTAVPQWQRRELQTTLKALQRTANTAIKKLEMQQAEEKAQSLLAKHCNQRVIIDTVPADSLSILMKVVNQLCDKSPGTSVLLLSPQVSGEVLCACQVSKNCLPVFSAADWAAAVCTQMEGKAGGSPVVAKGSGNAKGMQGALTAALEFAQSKL
- the AARS2 gene encoding alanine--tRNA ligase, mitochondrial isoform X1, with translation MAAAGRLRRRLLLVVPWRWRCSPRRGAAGCPPAGQVRDAFLRFFQERHGHRRLPSAPVRPRGDPRLLFVNAGMNQFKPVFLGTVHPRSELAQHRRVVNSQKCVRAGGKHNDLEDVGRDTYHHTFFEMLGNWSFGDYFKEEACSMAWELLTEVYKIPRDRLYVTYFGGDSSLGLSADEECRDVWLRLGVPASHVLPFPLKDNFWEMGDTGPCGPCTEIHYDHVGGGRNAAALVNQGSPDVVEIWNLVFMQYSREVEGNLLPLPQHHVDTGMGLERLVTVLQNKRSNYDTDLFTPILDAIHKSCGGPRYQGLVGDADVGRVNMAYRVVADHVRTLCVCITDGIYPGFSGAELVLRRILRRAVRFCSEVLHAPPGLLASLVPTVVEVLGDAYPELTKNADQIMDIINENEAAFLSSLERGRRIIERTVQQMEPSTNFPAEVAWSLYGSLGFPLDLIDLMLEEKGISLDSAAFNELALEDAKRKAGGVQAGQLEDTNTHLDVHSLAQLQSNNVPATDDSPKYAYTLGQHGQYEFSPCQATILMLYRDQSLQKEVGAGQRCGVILDRTNFYAEQGGQASDQGYMIRLGQQDILFPVESVRLCGGYVIHEVTAVETLRAGDQVQLFVDEAQRLACMTNHTATHLLNFALRHVLGDNTQQRGSHVTAERLRFDFDTRGPVTVEQLQQVEQVVQDMIKRNEVVHTAEVPLTLARRVQGLRALDEGYPDPVRIVSLGVPVESVLTRDSEAAMQTSVELCCGTHLLQTGAMEDLAIISERQLVKGISRVIAVTGGQAKQAREVGQCLAMEVDSISLRMKQRSTSIPEMQNLSKEVGQLTKVVANTAVPQWQRRELQTTLKALQRTANTAIKKLEMQQAEEKAQSLLAKHCNQRVIIDTVPADSLSILMKVVNQLCDKSPGTSVLLLSPQVSGEVLCACQVSKNCLPVFSAADWAAAVCTQMEGKAGGSPVVAKGSGNAKGMQGALTAALEFAQSKL
- the AARS2 gene encoding alanine--tRNA ligase, mitochondrial isoform X2 — its product is MAAAGRLRRRLLLVVPWRWRCSPRRGAAGCPPAGQVRDAFLRFFQERHGHRRLPSAPVRPRGDPRLLFVNAGMNQFKPVFLGTVHPRSELAQHRRVVNSQKCVRAGGKHNDLEDVGRDTYHHTFFEMLGNWSFGDYFKEEACSMAWELLTEVYKIPRDRLYVTYFGGDSSLGLSADEECRDVWLRLGVPASHVLPFPLKDNFWEMGDTGPCGPCTEIHYDHVGGGRNAAALVNQGSPDVVEIWNLVFMQYSREVEGNLLPLPQHHVDTGMGLERLVTVLQNKRSNYDTDLFTPILDAIHKSCGGPRYQGLVGDADVGRVNMAYRVVADHVRTLCVCITDGIYPGFSGAELVLRRILRRAVRFCSEVLHAPPGLLASLVPTVVEVLGDAYPELTKNADQIMDIINENEAAFLSSLERGRRIIERTVQQMEPSTNFPAEVAWSLYGSLGFPLDLIDLMLEEKGISLDSAAFNELALEDAKRKAGGVQAGQLEDTNTHLDVHSLAQLQSNNVPATDDSPKYAYTLGQHGQYEFSPCQATILMLYRDQSLQKEVGAGQRCGVILDRTNFYAEQGGQASDQGYMIRLGQQDILFPVESVRLCGGYVIHEVTAVETLRAGDQVQLFVDEAQRLACMTNHTATHLLNFALRHVLGDNTQQRGSHVTAERLRFDFDTRGPVTVEQLQQVEQVVQDMIKRNEVVHTAEVPLTLARRVQGLRALDEGYPDPVRIVSLGVPVESVLTRDSEAAMQTSVELCCGTHLLQTGAMEDLAIISERQLVKGISRVIAVTGGQAKQAREVGQCLAMEVDSISLRMKQRSTSIPEMQNLSKEVGQLTKVVANTAVPQWQRRELQTTLKALQRTANTAIKKLEMQQAEEKAQSLLAKHCNQRVIIDTVPADSLSILMKVVNQLCDKSPGTSVLLLSPQVSGEVLCACQVSKG